A single Clavibacter nebraskensis NCPPB 2581 DNA region contains:
- the pucL gene encoding factor-independent urate hydroxylase, whose translation MPHPPGFVLGTHQYGKAEVRLVRVTRDTSRHAIEDLSVTTQMRGAALDESYYSGDNSLVHATDSQKNTIYAFAKRFGVRSPERFLLTLASHFMDAFPQYDGCTLSAEQYGWSRITADGAPHDHSFVRTGGGTRTSVVQRDAATVHVLGGVTDLTVLKSAGSEFHGFPRTEHTTLGETADRVLATDVTARWRYVEAAADTSDFDDVHDRAVAALLEAFATVHSLALQQTLFAMGRAVLEACPELAEVRLAMPNNHHFPVDLAPFGLTNDNEVLFAADRPYGLINGSVVRDGEPAAPGAWVSVPGFL comes from the coding sequence ATGCCCCATCCTCCCGGTTTCGTCCTCGGAACCCATCAGTACGGCAAGGCCGAGGTCCGACTCGTGCGCGTCACCCGCGACACGTCCCGGCACGCCATCGAGGACCTCAGCGTGACGACGCAGATGCGCGGCGCGGCACTGGACGAGTCCTATTACAGCGGCGACAACTCGCTCGTCCACGCGACCGACTCCCAGAAGAACACCATCTACGCCTTCGCGAAGAGGTTCGGCGTGCGCAGCCCCGAACGGTTCCTCCTCACCCTCGCCTCCCACTTCATGGACGCCTTCCCGCAGTACGACGGCTGCACGCTCTCCGCGGAGCAGTACGGCTGGTCACGGATCACCGCGGACGGCGCACCCCACGACCACTCGTTCGTCCGAACCGGCGGAGGGACCCGCACCAGCGTCGTGCAGAGGGACGCCGCGACCGTCCACGTGCTCGGCGGCGTGACGGATCTGACCGTCCTCAAGTCCGCCGGCAGCGAATTCCACGGGTTCCCGCGCACGGAGCACACGACGCTCGGGGAGACCGCGGACCGCGTCCTCGCGACGGACGTCACCGCGCGATGGCGCTACGTGGAGGCCGCGGCGGACACGTCGGACTTCGACGATGTGCACGACCGAGCTGTCGCGGCCCTGCTCGAGGCCTTCGCCACCGTGCATTCCCTCGCATTGCAGCAGACGCTCTTCGCGATGGGGCGAGCCGTCCTCGAAGCCTGCCCGGAACTCGCGGAGGTGAGGCTCGCGATGCCGAACAACCACCACTTCCCGGTCGATCTCGCGCCCTTCGGCCTCACGAACGACAACGAGGTCCTCTTCGCCGCGGACCGCCCCTATGGCCTGATCAACGGCTCGGTCGTGCGGGACGGAGAGCCGGCAGCACCGGGTGCGTGGGTGTCCGTCCCCGGGTTCCTGTGA
- a CDS encoding amidase family protein — MILHGSWPEGLERASARTVWRVVGDPLVHGAPDGPLTGIRVAVKDLYAVRGHVVGAGNPTWERSAPVSTVTAPAVQVLLDAGADVTGIARTDEFAYSLAGQNAHFGSPPNGAAPTRIGGGSSSGSASAVALGQADLGLGTDTAGSLRVPSSYQGLWGLRTTHGSVPRDGLVPLAQSFDTVGWIARSASVLASAADAAVRPGPGVDVDVDLDDGTLLVCDALLDAVEPATAEAFRGWLAATRRPVRRIDLPPPGDLAETLRIVQAAEAWRNHGPWIDAHPGAVGDDVAARFAAAATITAEDEALARERLDRLRTRVREAIGTGVLTLPTVPGPAPLRTATGDAVQRTRLATLRMTAVAGIGGLPAVSAPFLQVEDAPVGVCLLGPAGSDRAIVALAGTMS; from the coding sequence ATGATCCTGCACGGGAGCTGGCCCGAGGGGCTCGAGCGGGCGTCCGCCCGGACGGTGTGGCGCGTCGTCGGCGACCCGCTCGTGCACGGTGCCCCGGACGGGCCGCTCACCGGGATCCGCGTCGCCGTCAAGGACCTGTACGCGGTCCGCGGGCACGTCGTCGGCGCGGGCAACCCGACCTGGGAGCGATCGGCGCCGGTCTCGACGGTCACCGCCCCGGCCGTGCAGGTGCTCCTCGACGCGGGGGCCGACGTCACCGGGATCGCCCGCACCGACGAGTTCGCCTATTCGCTCGCGGGGCAGAACGCGCACTTCGGGTCGCCGCCCAACGGAGCCGCCCCGACCAGGATCGGCGGCGGGTCGTCCTCGGGCTCGGCGTCCGCGGTCGCGCTCGGGCAGGCGGACCTCGGGCTCGGCACCGACACCGCGGGGAGCCTCCGCGTGCCGTCGAGCTACCAGGGCCTGTGGGGCCTCCGGACGACCCACGGCAGCGTCCCGCGCGACGGGCTCGTGCCCCTGGCGCAGTCGTTCGACACCGTCGGGTGGATCGCCCGGTCGGCGTCCGTGCTCGCGTCGGCGGCCGATGCCGCCGTCCGCCCGGGCCCGGGCGTGGACGTGGACGTGGACTTGGACGACGGCACGCTCCTCGTCTGCGACGCCCTGCTCGACGCCGTCGAACCCGCGACCGCCGAGGCGTTCCGGGGATGGCTGGCGGCGACCCGTCGGCCCGTCCGCCGGATCGACCTGCCGCCGCCTGGCGACCTCGCCGAGACCCTCCGGATCGTCCAGGCCGCCGAGGCCTGGCGCAACCACGGACCCTGGATCGACGCGCACCCCGGCGCCGTCGGGGACGACGTGGCCGCGCGGTTCGCGGCAGCGGCCACGATCACGGCGGAGGACGAGGCGCTCGCGCGAGAGCGGCTCGACCGCCTGCGCACCCGCGTCCGCGAGGCGATCGGCACCGGCGTGCTGACCCTCCCGACCGTGCCGGGGCCCGCGCCGCTCCGGACGGCCACCGGGGACGCGGTCCAGCGCACCCGGCTCGCGACGCTGCGGATGACGGCCGTCGCCGGCATCGGCGGGCTGCCGGCGGTCAGCGCGCCGTTCCTGCAGGTCGAGGACGCACCCGTCGGCGTCTGCCTGCTCGGACCGGCCGGGTCCGACCGCGCGATCGTCGCGCTCGCCGGGACGATGTCGTAA
- the uraH gene encoding hydroxyisourate hydrolase: MTTSTPTTLSTHVLDTGRGEPARGLRVDLARADTGDRIGSASTDGDGRVAAFAEALSAGTYTLTFDTGAYFASTATAHFFPHITVAFTIPDGAASHYHVPLLLSPFAYSTYRGS, encoded by the coding sequence GTGACCACGTCCACGCCCACGACGCTGTCGACGCACGTCCTCGACACCGGCCGAGGTGAGCCCGCCCGGGGCCTCCGCGTGGATCTCGCTCGTGCGGACACCGGCGACCGCATCGGCTCGGCCTCGACCGACGGCGACGGCCGCGTCGCCGCGTTCGCCGAGGCGCTCTCCGCCGGCACCTACACGCTGACGTTCGACACCGGTGCGTACTTCGCGTCGACGGCCACGGCGCACTTCTTCCCGCACATCACCGTGGCGTTCACGATCCCGGACGGGGCCGCATCGCACTACCACGTGCCCCTGCTGCTGAGCCCGTTTGCCTACTCCACCTATCGAGGAAGCTGA
- a CDS encoding MurR/RpiR family transcriptional regulator, whose translation MTAAQPDVRERIDAVWDRLSPAERRVAAMVRHDPELLLVGTSAHLAAESGTSKATVSRLVRSLGFQDAADVRRELMAARGSGMPWVAEDAAHVDQRAVESRNLHAAFASLARADRSRLARRIVRARRVMLSGERGAHPVALQLRAQLLQVRPDVRIVPAPGQRLGEEVADLDRRDVVIIVSVRRHAAGIDRLVQRCVASGADVVVLGDPTAAVLAAPAATTILCPVDSPSAFDSLAAMFAVIAAIANDVYDAAGRTGRDRIAAIATAYDALDELAGP comes from the coding sequence ATGACGGCGGCGCAGCCCGATGTGCGCGAGCGCATCGACGCCGTCTGGGATCGGCTCTCGCCCGCCGAGCGCCGGGTCGCCGCGATGGTCCGCCACGACCCGGAGCTCCTGCTCGTCGGGACCTCCGCGCACCTCGCCGCCGAGTCCGGGACGTCGAAGGCCACCGTCTCGCGGCTGGTGCGCTCCCTCGGCTTCCAGGACGCGGCCGATGTGCGGCGAGAGCTCATGGCCGCCCGGGGCAGCGGGATGCCGTGGGTGGCGGAGGATGCCGCTCACGTCGACCAGCGCGCGGTCGAGTCCCGGAACCTCCATGCGGCGTTCGCGTCCCTCGCGCGCGCGGATCGCTCGCGCCTCGCCCGCCGGATCGTGCGCGCCCGCCGGGTGATGCTGTCCGGTGAACGCGGAGCGCACCCGGTCGCGCTCCAGCTCCGGGCTCAGCTCCTCCAGGTGCGACCGGATGTGCGCATCGTCCCCGCGCCCGGGCAGCGCCTGGGAGAGGAGGTCGCCGACCTCGACCGGCGTGACGTGGTCATCATCGTCTCCGTGCGCCGACACGCTGCGGGGATCGACCGGCTGGTCCAGCGCTGCGTCGCGTCGGGAGCCGACGTCGTCGTGCTCGGCGACCCGACGGCAGCCGTGCTCGCCGCGCCCGCCGCCACGACGATCCTCTGCCCCGTGGACTCGCCGTCGGCGTTCGACTCGCTCGCGGCGATGTTCGCCGTGATCGCCGCGATCGCGAACGACGTCTACGACGCCGCGGGCCGGACGGGTCGGGACCGGATCGCGGCCATCGCGACCGCCTACGACGCACTGGACGAGCTCGCCGGACCCTAG
- a CDS encoding allantoate amidohydrolase, whose product MTAAAVPDAATIVGWCGELAAVTSTPGSITRVYLSPEHERVNTMVARWMQGVGMTTWQDAAGNLHGSVPGTRDDAPVLLIGSHLDTVVDAGPYDGIVGVLLGVAAVARLKVQGPLPFGIQVIAFSDEEGTRFGKALLGSSAVAGVWDDAWWDLADAAGISLRQAFTDFGLDPARVGDAAMDPARLVGYLEAHIEQGPFLDEAGQALGVVTSIASARRFTVEAVGEARHAGGTPYERRHDALLAAAEAALAVERICRSSHHLGAVGTVGTMTVAPGAVNVVPGLAWFSVDLRAESDDGRDRVWDEIVTAFAGIRERRGVSVTPTEVHRAPAVLCSPRLMAAVRAGIVATGQAQPMELFSRAGHDAMSLGRITDVAMLFLRNPDGISHHPDEFVSVGDIALGLDALVEAIAHLGRSAS is encoded by the coding sequence GTGACGGCCGCCGCCGTACCGGACGCCGCGACGATCGTCGGGTGGTGCGGCGAGCTCGCCGCCGTGACCTCGACGCCCGGCAGCATCACGCGCGTGTACCTGTCGCCGGAGCACGAGCGCGTCAACACGATGGTCGCGCGGTGGATGCAGGGCGTCGGGATGACCACGTGGCAGGACGCCGCCGGCAACCTGCACGGCAGCGTCCCCGGCACGCGCGACGACGCGCCCGTCCTGCTCATCGGGTCGCACCTCGACACCGTCGTGGACGCCGGGCCCTACGACGGCATCGTCGGCGTGCTCCTGGGGGTCGCGGCGGTCGCCCGGCTGAAGGTCCAGGGACCGCTGCCGTTCGGCATCCAGGTCATCGCCTTCTCCGACGAGGAGGGCACCCGGTTCGGCAAGGCGCTCCTCGGGTCCTCGGCGGTCGCCGGGGTGTGGGACGACGCCTGGTGGGACCTCGCCGACGCCGCCGGGATCTCGCTGCGGCAGGCGTTCACGGACTTCGGACTCGACCCCGCCCGTGTCGGCGACGCCGCGATGGACCCGGCCCGACTCGTCGGGTACCTCGAGGCGCACATCGAGCAGGGGCCCTTCCTGGACGAGGCGGGCCAGGCGCTCGGCGTCGTCACAAGCATCGCCAGCGCCCGACGGTTCACGGTCGAGGCGGTCGGCGAGGCCCGGCACGCCGGCGGCACCCCGTACGAGCGGCGGCACGACGCCCTGCTCGCCGCGGCCGAGGCGGCACTGGCCGTCGAGCGGATCTGCCGCAGCTCGCACCACCTCGGCGCGGTCGGCACCGTCGGCACGATGACCGTCGCACCGGGCGCGGTGAACGTCGTGCCGGGGCTCGCGTGGTTCTCCGTCGACCTGCGTGCGGAGTCCGACGACGGACGCGACCGCGTCTGGGACGAGATCGTCACGGCGTTCGCCGGCATCAGGGAGCGTCGTGGGGTGAGCGTGACCCCGACCGAGGTGCACCGCGCTCCCGCCGTGCTCTGCTCGCCGCGCCTGATGGCCGCCGTCCGCGCCGGCATCGTCGCCACCGGACAGGCGCAGCCCATGGAGCTGTTCTCGCGCGCCGGCCACGACGCCATGTCGCTCGGGCGCATCACCGACGTCGCGATGCTGTTCCTCCGCAACCCGGACGGCATCAGCCACCACCCGGACGAGTTCGTCTCCGTCGGCGACATCGCGCTCGGGCTGGACGCGCTCGTGGAGGCGATCGCCCACCTGGGACGGAGCGCGTCATGA
- the uraD gene encoding 2-oxo-4-hydroxy-4-carboxy-5-ureidoimidazoline decarboxylase: protein MNAVVVDGARWDRFLALPPDAARELALEWAAIPSWASALAAARPYGSVEELSRAARDAAEAWTWPEVMAALAEHPRIGQRAAETSRGASSSVVEQAASAGPDPDTAAAIRAGNVAYEDRFGWVFLIRAAGRSAPEILLELQRRSQNGVADEQVEVRAALRDIALLRIDRAFGR, encoded by the coding sequence GTGAACGCCGTGGTCGTCGACGGCGCCCGATGGGACCGGTTCCTCGCCCTGCCCCCCGATGCCGCACGGGAGCTCGCGCTGGAGTGGGCGGCGATCCCCTCCTGGGCGTCCGCCCTCGCCGCGGCGCGCCCCTACGGCTCCGTCGAGGAGCTGAGCAGGGCGGCGCGCGACGCCGCGGAGGCGTGGACCTGGCCCGAGGTGATGGCGGCCCTGGCGGAGCACCCCCGCATCGGGCAGCGGGCCGCGGAGACGAGCCGCGGCGCATCGTCGTCGGTCGTCGAGCAGGCCGCGTCCGCGGGTCCGGATCCCGACACCGCGGCGGCGATCCGGGCTGGCAACGTCGCGTACGAGGACCGGTTCGGGTGGGTGTTCCTCATCCGCGCCGCAGGACGCTCGGCGCCCGAGATCCTCCTCGAGCTGCAGCGCCGATCGCAGAACGGCGTCGCCGACGAGCAGGTCGAGGTGCGGGCAGCCCTCCGCGACATCGCCCTCCTCCGCATCGACCGGGCCTTCGGGCGCTGA
- the allB gene encoding allantoinase AllB — protein sequence MTAPRPAVLAFRCARAWVDGALRPATVTVVEGRIDEVLPLDAPLGIDADVHVVADGHVLLPGLVDTHVHVNEPGRTEWEGFASATRAAALGGVTTIIDMPLNSIPATTTVDALAVKRASAAGRLAVDVGFWGGAVPDSLGSLDGLHEQGVFGFKCFTAPSGVDEFPHLGLEQLRAALQEVADIDALLIVHAEDPAHLVDHGALGGRYADFLATRPAAAEESAIAQVIDGARVTRARAHVLHLSDAGALPIIRAAKDDGVRITVETCPHYLAFEASTIPDGATEFKCCPPIRDDANRDALWQGLLDGTIDMVVSDHSPSTADLKTDDWGLAWGGIAGLQVGFRAVWTEAMRRGVSLEDVLPWFTTGPAALAGFADRGRIAPGALAHLTVFDPSATEVIEVAGLAHRNPVSAFAGLEARGRVTGTWLRGEPVTATSAAGELVARG from the coding sequence GTGACGGCGCCCCGACCGGCCGTGCTCGCGTTCCGATGCGCCCGAGCCTGGGTCGACGGGGCGCTGCGCCCGGCGACCGTGACCGTCGTCGAGGGACGCATCGACGAGGTGCTGCCCCTCGACGCCCCCCTGGGCATCGATGCCGACGTGCACGTCGTCGCCGACGGCCACGTCCTGCTGCCCGGGCTGGTCGACACGCACGTGCACGTCAACGAGCCGGGGCGCACGGAGTGGGAGGGCTTCGCGTCCGCCACCCGCGCCGCGGCGCTCGGCGGCGTCACGACGATCATCGACATGCCGCTCAACTCGATCCCGGCCACGACGACCGTCGATGCCCTGGCCGTCAAGCGCGCCAGCGCCGCGGGCCGGCTGGCCGTCGACGTGGGGTTCTGGGGCGGCGCCGTGCCGGACAGCCTCGGCTCGCTCGACGGGCTGCACGAGCAGGGCGTGTTCGGGTTCAAGTGCTTCACCGCGCCGTCGGGCGTGGACGAGTTCCCGCACCTCGGACTGGAGCAGCTCCGCGCCGCACTCCAGGAGGTCGCCGACATCGATGCGCTGCTCATCGTGCACGCCGAGGACCCCGCGCACCTCGTCGACCACGGGGCCCTCGGCGGCCGCTACGCGGACTTCCTCGCCACCCGCCCCGCCGCAGCCGAGGAGTCCGCGATCGCGCAGGTGATCGACGGCGCCCGTGTGACCCGGGCCCGGGCCCACGTGCTGCACCTCTCCGACGCCGGAGCGCTGCCCATCATCCGCGCGGCGAAGGACGACGGCGTGCGGATCACGGTCGAGACCTGCCCGCACTACCTGGCGTTCGAGGCATCGACCATCCCCGACGGCGCGACCGAGTTCAAGTGCTGCCCGCCGATCCGCGACGACGCCAACCGCGACGCGCTCTGGCAGGGGCTCCTCGACGGCACGATCGACATGGTCGTGTCGGACCACTCGCCGTCGACCGCCGACCTGAAGACCGACGACTGGGGCCTGGCGTGGGGCGGCATCGCCGGGCTGCAGGTCGGCTTCCGCGCCGTGTGGACCGAGGCGATGCGCCGCGGCGTGTCCCTCGAGGACGTCCTGCCCTGGTTCACGACCGGCCCCGCGGCGCTCGCGGGCTTCGCCGACCGCGGTCGCATCGCGCCCGGAGCGCTCGCCCACCTCACCGTGTTCGACCCGTCCGCCACCGAGGTCATCGAGGTCGCCGGACTGGCGCACCGCAACCCGGTCTCCGCCTTCGCCGGCCTGGAGGCCCGTGGCCGGGTCACCGGGACCTGGTTGCGCGGCGAGCCGGTCACCGCCACCTCGGCGGCCGGGGAGCTGGTCGCCCGTGGCTGA
- a CDS encoding pyridoxal-phosphate-dependent aminotransferase family protein encodes MTGTEIPMLPVNPPARLLMGPGPIDADPRVLRALSTPLVGQYDPWMTSTMNDTQTLYRQVFGTANVATALVDGTSRAGIEAVLVSLLAPGDRVLVPVFGRFGHLLAEIAGRAGAEVHTIETAWGQVFPTSAIEDAIVATRPKVLAVVQGDTSTTMNQPLDELGAICERHGVLLYTDATASIGGNPLEVDAWGIDAVSVGLQKCLGGPSGSAPVTLSPRATAVLDGRRSVEAGIREPGDEILDEPIRSNYLDLAMILDYWGPRRLNHHTEAASMLYAAHECARILLEEGRDAVVARHELAGRAMLTGVQELGLRVFGDVAHKMHNVVAVRIPDVVDGDAVRGAMLADHGIEIGTSFGPLRGRVWRIGTMGYNARKDAVVTTLSALEQVLRRGGFPVPQGGGVDAALDVYAAPTAAGPAPSAVVA; translated from the coding sequence ATGACCGGAACGGAGATCCCGATGCTGCCAGTGAACCCGCCCGCCCGGCTCCTCATGGGGCCGGGGCCGATCGACGCCGACCCGCGCGTGCTGCGAGCGCTCTCGACGCCGCTCGTCGGCCAGTACGACCCGTGGATGACGTCGACGATGAACGACACCCAGACGCTGTACCGGCAGGTGTTCGGCACCGCCAACGTGGCCACGGCGCTCGTCGACGGCACCTCCCGGGCCGGGATCGAAGCGGTCCTCGTGTCGCTGCTCGCACCGGGGGACCGCGTCCTCGTGCCCGTGTTCGGGCGGTTCGGACACCTGCTCGCCGAGATCGCCGGGCGGGCCGGGGCCGAGGTCCACACGATCGAGACGGCATGGGGGCAGGTGTTCCCGACCTCCGCGATCGAGGACGCGATCGTGGCGACGAGGCCGAAGGTGCTGGCGGTCGTCCAGGGTGACACCTCCACGACGATGAACCAGCCGCTCGACGAGCTCGGCGCGATCTGCGAGCGACACGGCGTGCTGCTCTACACCGACGCCACCGCATCCATCGGCGGCAATCCGCTCGAGGTGGACGCGTGGGGCATCGACGCCGTCAGCGTCGGGCTGCAGAAGTGCCTCGGCGGGCCGTCGGGCAGCGCTCCCGTGACGCTGTCGCCGCGCGCCACGGCCGTGCTCGACGGGCGGCGCAGCGTCGAGGCGGGCATCCGCGAGCCGGGCGACGAGATCCTCGACGAGCCGATCCGTTCGAACTACCTGGACCTGGCGATGATCCTCGACTACTGGGGACCCCGCCGGCTGAACCACCACACCGAGGCCGCGTCGATGCTCTACGCCGCCCACGAGTGCGCCCGGATCCTGCTCGAGGAAGGCCGCGACGCCGTCGTCGCCCGGCACGAGCTCGCCGGCCGCGCGATGCTGACCGGCGTGCAGGAGCTCGGGCTGCGGGTCTTCGGGGACGTGGCGCACAAGATGCACAACGTCGTCGCGGTGCGGATCCCGGACGTCGTCGACGGGGACGCCGTGCGCGGGGCCATGCTCGCGGACCACGGCATCGAGATCGGGACCTCGTTCGGGCCCCTGCGCGGGCGTGTCTGGCGCATCGGGACCATGGGCTACAACGCCCGCAAGGACGCCGTCGTGACGACGCTGTCCGCGCTCGAGCAGGTGCTGCGTCGGGGCGGGTTCCCCGTGCCGCAGGGCGGCGGCGTCGACGCGGCGCTCGACGTGTACGCGGCCCCGACCGCGGCAGGCCCGGCGCCATCGGCGGTGGTGGCGTGA